The following proteins are encoded in a genomic region of Cryptomeria japonica chromosome 11, Sugi_1.0, whole genome shotgun sequence:
- the LOC131071545 gene encoding putative serine/threonine-protein kinase codes for MLAVQRFALKEMEVATNRFSSELLIGTGGFGVVYKGLLNTGDTVAIKRAKRDTFQNTQEFYNEVKLLAEIRHKNLVTLIGFCEEAGEQILVYEYIPNGSLLEHITGQTNVQFTWRQRVQIAIGAAKGIGHLHEECKPPIIHRDIKPSNILVDNQMEAKVSDFGLVRTGPLGGESHVSSLVKGTPGYMDPDYCSSYHLTPFSDVYSFGVILLQLVTAKPAVDLTKRQPRYNVIDWARPSLEQGNLENILDSSLLRQTYNRDMMLFMGQLGLRCVERSPKDRPTMRQICEELEFHLYSQILEPSRSLVNRQGENSINENEDSISLENIGLQKFEVEMENVSFDGTNMRSLECHSFRIYLSLNNSEQVNEVDDTNNTTINTFCFS; via the exons ATGCTTGCTGTGCAACGTTTCGCTTTGAAAGAAATGGAAGTAGCAACGAACAGGTTCAGTTCTGAGTTGTTAATAGGCACCGGAGGGTTTGGAGTGGTTTATAAAGGTCTTCTTAACACGGGTGACACGGTTGCAATCAAAAGAGCTAAAAGAGATACATTTCAGAATACCCAAGAATTTTACAATG AGGTAAAACTGCTAGCAGAGATTCGTCACAAGAACCTTGTCACTTTGATTGGATTTTGTGAGGAAGCAG GTGAACAAATTTTGGTTTATGAGTACATACCCAATGGCTCTTTATTGGAACATATTACAG GTCAAACGAATGTGCAATTCACATGGAGACAACGCGTTCAAATAGCAATTGGTGCGGCAAAAG GGATTGGTCACCTGCATGAAGAGTGCAAGCCTCCCATCATCCATAGGGATATTAAACCTAGCAATATCTTGGTGGATAATCAAATGGAAGCAAAGGTATCAGATTTTGGACTTGTAAGAACGGGTCCATTAGGTGGTGAGTCACATGTGAGCAGCCTAGTTAAAGGCACTCCTGGTTACATGGATCCTGACTACTGTTCAAGCTACCATCTTACACCATTCAGTGATGTGTACAGTTTTGGGGTTATTCTTTTGCAGTTGGTTACTGCAAAACCAGCAGTTGATCTTACCAAAAGGCAACCTCGCTATAATGTCATCGATTGG GCTAGGCCAAGCCTGGAACAAGGCAATTTGGAGAACATTTTGGACTCTTCCCTTCTTAGACAGACATATAATAGAGATATGATGTTGTTTATGGGTCAACTTGGGCTGAGGTGTGTTGAACGAAGTCCTAAAGACAGACCCACCATGAGGCAGATATGTGAGGAGCTAGAGTTCCATCTTTACTCTCAAATACTGGAACCTAGTAGATCCTTAGTTAACAGACAAGGAGAAAATTCTATCAATGAGAATGAGGATTCTATAAGCTTAGAGAATATTGGGTTACAGAAATTTGAAGTAGAAATGGAAAATGTTTCATTTGATGGTACAAATATGAGAAGTTTGGAGTGTCATAGCTTCAGAATATACCTGAGCCTAAATAATTCTGAACAAGTAAATGAAGTAGATGATacaaacaacaccaccatcaacaCTTTTTGCTTCTCATAA